The following coding sequences lie in one Arachis stenosperma cultivar V10309 chromosome 5, arast.V10309.gnm1.PFL2, whole genome shotgun sequence genomic window:
- the LOC130982864 gene encoding TMV resistance protein N-like isoform X1 has protein sequence MACVASATTSSSYFPFTYDAFLSFRGEDTRSGFTGYLYYSLTNRGINTFIDDEELGRGKEIASSLFTAIQQSRAAIVVLSKNYASSSFCLDELVKILDCVKGKGRLIIPVFYDVDPSDVRKQTGTYGEALAVHENKFKFERLKRWKMALEKIADLSGYHFKHGDGYEHKFVAKIVGHVSIEIKRATLPIVDHPVGLDSQVENVISLLNVGSSDGVCVLGIHGIGGIGKTTLAVAVYNWLVNHFAVLCFENICFHENTRENSNKYGLKHLQKTLLFELVGENKVTLMSVREGISMLKQKLQRKKILLILDDIDQQEQLDALAGNLDWFSPGSRVIITTRDTSLLSRYEDRITYELDKLNDKDSLELLSFKALKTNKVDRSYLDILSSVVTYASGLPLALEVMGSNFLGKSIEQWKSALDQYRRIPNKKIQNVLKVSFDGLEEFEKEIFLDIACCFKGCELTDVKRILCAHHNVDSLEYGLKVLVEKSLIKMDAYHGIILHALIQDMGREIVRQESPKKPGKRSRLWLLEDIVQVFEMNMGSDKIEMIHMDFPKFEKVIRWDGEAFKKMRNLKTLFIRHTYFSQGPKYLPNCLRVLNWEEYPSPCLPLDFHPEGLVIFQLSGKSIQSVRFLEKQKYMSLTVINLDHSNVEEIPDISGVPNLVNLSLNMCLNLIKIHESIVFLDRFSVLSAQGCRRLKRFPSIKLTNLVHLCLSGCSSLEHFPKMLGKLKNILTIYSDGTLIKELPSAIKRFCLISHSSMIKHGASSPPALSSPIVMSPDEEKVTSEKSEVDVEEEQGSPMAPLEAKHSACKLPDLLHESFTTYLTWFRNVEDLDLSEHNFTVLDESLKELCSLRSLSLNGCRELREIKGIPPNIKYFSARNCISLTYASKNMLLNKELHEDGAKDFVLPSSSIPNWVEHSSNNDSISFWFRNKLPEISLCVLVGPAVDFSCTHICPQFIINSSRDQAEHLESVETSNQLVDHIFITDPKLMKSKVNEVILENEWNHVVCTIKSCGQRGPAIKKLGIYFHKDRSSMENIQFIDPLLHKEELIMGNFQVNMQQQKYMASHERRLSLDLPLGMSFSLNDHVSREPNSCVQGSCVDDLCTLRLGLDYIDLPCHASSERDYGSDSTLLSLASNDTANDGESNDDLWMYSKELSLRQCWQEPLDSHLRSNLMQLTSTSYNIRDEETAQAVLDHPANILAEYSQSPFLAETQNLQAPLFPSSLSGMAIREEFHHKTCCTVLPTTTDESFGNQVDASQDDDADDLEMEGFYASLDAETNVISFSPNEETMEALKIALDFITNNNDASVFLDAQHCCIMKTSLDYLSSLSANDGLSGALRALISEASTVFAHCSSSYIEANMKVESTASELLRADNLKSDLENNKNQFNDTVASEKELRQKLARLEEMKEELEKQIRTTNANIMASRKEQNTTRKRKRYVYVEGKALKAQMDVMKEKVPRLQHEHDLAKENQEKIKAEWSEFGEKFKKIVVKSAVQDYQEEFGFVLKQQMHDKNLNFY, from the exons ATGGCATGTGTAGCATCAGCAACCACCTCCTCCTCCTACTTTCCTTTCACCTATGATGCTTTTCTCAGCTTCAGAGGTGAGGATACCCGTTCTGGCTTCACTGGCTATCTCTATTACTCTCTCACAAATAGGGGAATCAACACTTTCATTGATGATGAGGAGCTTGGGAGAGGGAAGGAGATCGCATCCTCACTTTTCACTGCAATCCAACAGTCCAGGGCCGCAATCGTTGTGCTCTCTAAGAATtatgcttcttcttcattttgtttGGATGAACTTGTCAAGATTCTTGACTGTGTTAAGGGAAAGGGCAGGTTGATTATTCCTGTTTTCTATGACGTGGATCCTTCTGATGTGCGGAAGCAGACAGGGACTTATGGAGAAGCATTGGCTGTGCATGAGAACAAGTTCAAGTTCGAGAGGCTTAAGAGATGGAAAATGGCTTTGGAGAAAATAGCAGACTTGTCTGGTTATCATTTCAAACACGG GGATGGATATGAGCACAAGTTTGTTGCCAAGATTGTTGGACATGTATCAATAGAGATTAAACGTGCTACTTTACCTATTGTAGATCACCCAGTTGGATTGGATTCCCAAGTGGAAAATGTAATTTCTCTTTTGAATGTTGGGTCTAGTGATGGAGTTTGCGTGCTCGGGATTCATGGAATTGGTGGAATAGGTAAAACAACACTTGCTGTGGCAGTGTATAATTGGCTTGTCAATCATTTTGCAgttttatgttttgaaaatatatgTTTCCATGAAAATACAAGAGAGAATTCAAATAAATATGGATTAAAACATCTGCAGAAGACCCTTCTGTTTGAACTAGTTGGAGAAAATAAAGTTACATTGATGAGTGTTAGAGAAGGAATATCAATGTTAAAGCAAAAACTCCAACGAAAGAAAATTCTTTTGATTCTAGATGACATTGACCAACAAGAGCAATTAGATGCTCTAGCTGGAAATCTTGATTGGTTTAGTCCTGGTAGTAGAGTTATCATCACAACTCGGGACACGAGTTTGCTATCAAGGTACGAGGACAGAATAACATATGAGTTAGATAAGTTGAATGATAAGGATTCTCTAGAATTGCTCAGtttcaaagctttaaaaacTAACAAAGTTGATCGAAGTTACTTAGACATCTTGAGCAGTGTGGTAACTTATGCTTCTGGCCTACCATTAGCTTTGGAAGTTATGGGATCAAACTTTCTGGGCAAAAGTATAGAACAGTGGAAGTCTGCATTAGATCAATACCGAAGAATTCCCAATAAAAAGATACAAAATGTGCTTAAGGTAAGCTTTGATGGATTGGAGGAATTTGAGAAGGAAATTTTTCTTGATATTGCTTGTTGTTTCAAAGGATGTGAATTGACAGATGTCAAAAGGATACTTTGTGCTCATCATAATGTCGACTCCTTGGAATATGGACTTAAAGTGTTGGTTGAAAAATCACTAATAAAAATGGATGCATATCATGGAATAATCTTGCATGCCCTCATTCAAGACATGGGTAGAGAAATTGTGCGTCAAGAATCACCAAAAAAGCCTGGGAAGCGTAGTCGATTATGGCTCCTTGAAGATATAGTTCAAGTTTTTGAAATGAATATG GGATCTGACAAAATTGAAATGATACATATGGATTTTCCCAAGTTTGAAAAAGTAATAAGATGGGATGGAGAGGCTTTCAAGAAAATGAGAAATCTCAAAACACTTTTTATTAGACATACTTATTTTTCCCAAGGTCCCAAGTATCTTCCAAATTGTTTAAGAGTGTTGAATTGGGAGGAATATCCTTCACCTTGTTTACCACTTGATTTTCATCCGGAGGGACTTGTCATATTCCAATTATCCGGCAAGAGTATACAGTCAGTTAGGTTTCTTGAAAAGCAAAAG TACATGAGCTTGACGGTCATAAATCTTGATCATTCTAATGTAGAAGAGATACCTGATATATCCGGAGTCCCAAATTTAGTAAACCTATCATTGAATATGTGcttgaatttaattaaaattcacgaATCAATTGTATTCTTAGATAGATTTAGCGTATTGAGTGCTCAAGGTTGCAGGAGGCTTAAGAGATTTCCATCTATCAAGTTGACCAATCTTGTACATCTCTGTCTTTCAGGGTGCTCTAGTCTTGAACATTTTCCAAAAATGTTAGGAAAATTAAAGAATATACTAACAATTTATTCGGATGGTACTCTGATAAAAGAATTGCCATCTGCTATTAAAAGGTTTTGTTTGATTAGCCATTCAAGTATGATAAAACATGGAGCAAGTTCCCCACCAGCACTAAGTTCCCCAATTGTCATGTCTCCAGATGAAGAGAAAGTGACTTCTGAGAAGTCTGAAGTAGATGTTGAAGAAGAACAAGGGAGTCCAATGGCACCTTTGGAGGCAAAACATTCTGCCTGCAAACTACCAGATTTGCTCCATGAATCTTTTACAACTTATCTTACCTGGTTTCGCAATGTGGAAGATTTAGACCTGTCAGAGCATAATTTCACAGTTCTTGATGAAAGCCTCAAAGAACTTTGCTCCTTGAGGTCACTTAGTTTGAATGGCTGCAGAGAACTTCGAGAAATTAAAGGGATTCCACCAAACATAAAGTATTTCTCTGCAAGAAACTGCATATCCTTGACTTACGCCAGCAAAAACATGTTACTTAACAAG GAATTGCATGAGGATGGAGCCAAGGATTTTGTTCTTCCAAGTAGTAGCATCCCAAATTGGGTGGAGCATAGTAGCAACAATGATTCAATTTCTTTCTGGTTTCGCAACAAGCTTCCTGAAATCTCTTTATGTGTTCTTGTTGGACCTGCGGTTGATTTTTCGTGTACACACATTTGTCCGCAGTTTATCATCAACAGCAGCAGAGATCAAGCGGAACATCTTGAATCAGTGGAGACATCCAATCAATTAGTGGATCATATATTTATTACTGATCCAAAATTGATGAAGTCCAAAGTGAATGAAGTGATTTTAGAAAATGAATGGAATCATGTTGTGTGTACAATTAAATCTTGTGGCCAAAGGGGACCAGCTATCAAGAAACTTGGAATCTATTTTCACAAAGATAGAAGTAGCATGGAGAATATTCAATTTATTGATCCTCTGTTGCATAAAGAAGAGTTGATCATGGGAAATTTTCAGGTAAATATGCAACAACAGAAGTATATGGCATCACATGAAAGGAGGCTTTCATTGGATCTTCCTTTAGGAATGAGTTTTTCATTGAATGATCATGTGAGTAGGGAACCAAATTCCTGTGTGCAAG GCTCATGTGTTGATGATTTATGTACACTAAGGTTGGGCTTAGACTACATTGACCTGCCTTGTCATGCATCTTCAGAAAGGGATTATGGTTCAGATTCAACATTGTTAAGCTTAGCAAGTAATGATACTGCTAATGATGGGG AAAGTAATGATGATTTATGGATGTATAGCAAGGAGTTATCCCTGCGCCAATGTTGGCAAGAACCTTTGGACTCTCACCTGAGATCAAATTTAATGCAATTAACATCCACAAGCTACAACATTAGAGATGAAGAGACAG CCCAAGCAGTGCTGGATCACCCTGCTAATATACTGGCAGAATATTCTCAATCCCCATTTTTGGCTGAGACACAaaaccttcaagctccattattTCCCTCTTCATTAAGTGGAATGGCTATTAGAGAAGAATTTCATCACAAAACATGTTGCACTGTGTTGCCAACGACGACAGATGAATCTTTTGGGAATCAAGTTGATGCGAGCCAAGATGATGATGCTGATGATCTAGAAATGGAAGGATTCTATGCTTCTCTTGATGCTGAGACCAATGTTATTTCATTTTCTCCAAATGAAGAGACCATGGAAGCACTGAAAATAGCACTAGACTTCATCACCAATAATAATGATGCCTCAGTGTTCTTGGATGCTCAACATTGCTGCATCATGAAAACCAGCTTAGATTATCTCTCCAGTTTGTCTGCTAATGATGGTTTATCAGGTGCACTGAGAGCATTGATATCTGAAGCTTCAACTGTGTTTGCACATTGTAGTAGTAGCTACATTGAAGCAAATATGAAAGTTGAGTCCACTGCTTCAGAGCTGTTGAGGGCTGATAACTTAAAATCTGACCTTGAAAATAACAAGAATCAGTTCAATGATACGGTGGCGTCAGAAAAAGAACTGCGGCAAAAGTTGGCACGTTTGGAGGAAATGAAAGAGGAGCTAGAAAAGCAAATCAGAACTACTAATGCTAACATCATGGCTTCTCGAAAAGAACAGAACACGACTCGAAAGAGAAAGAGATATGTCTATGTGGAAGGAAAGGCACTCAAAGCTCAAATGGATGTGATGAAGGAGAAAGTACCACGTTTGCAACATGAGCATGACTTGGCAAAGGAAAACCAGGAAAAAATCAAAGCTGAATGGTCAGAGTTTggagaaaaatttaaaaagattgtTGTAAAGTCAGCTGTACAAGATTACCAAGAGGAGTTTGGTTTTGTCCTTAAGCAACAAATGCATgacaaaaatttgaatttctatTAA
- the LOC130982864 gene encoding TMV resistance protein N-like isoform X2: MACVASATTSSSYFPFTYDAFLSFRGEDTRSGFTGYLYYSLTNRGINTFIDDEELGRGKEIASSLFTAIQQSRAAIVVLSKNYASSSFCLDELVKILDCVKGKGRLIIPVFYDVDPSDVRKQTGTYGEALAVHENKFKFERLKRWKMALEKIADLSGYHFKHGDGYEHKFVAKIVGHVSIEIKRATLPIVDHPVGLDSQVENVISLLNVGSSDGVCVLGIHGIGGIGKTTLAVAVYNWLVNHFAVLCFENICFHENTRENSNKYGLKHLQKTLLFELVGENKVTLMSVREGISMLKQKLQRKKILLILDDIDQQEQLDALAGNLDWFSPGSRVIITTRDTSLLSRYEDRITYELDKLNDKDSLELLSFKALKTNKVDRSYLDILSSVVTYASGLPLALEVMGSNFLGKSIEQWKSALDQYRRIPNKKIQNVLKVSFDGLEEFEKEIFLDIACCFKGCELTDVKRILCAHHNVDSLEYGLKVLVEKSLIKMDAYHGIILHALIQDMGREIVRQESPKKPGKRSRLWLLEDIVQVFEMNMGSDKIEMIHMDFPKFEKVIRWDGEAFKKMRNLKTLFIRHTYFSQGPKYLPNCLRVLNWEEYPSPCLPLDFHPEGLVIFQLSGKSIQSVRFLEKQKYMSLTVINLDHSNVEEIPDISGVPNLVNLSLNMCLNLIKIHESIVFLDRFSVLSAQGCRRLKRFPSIKLTNLVHLCLSGCSSLEHFPKMLGKLKNILTIYSDGTLIKELPSAIKRFCLISHSSMIKHGASSPPALSSPIVMSPDEEKVTSEKSEVDVEEEQGSPMAPLEAKHSACKLPDLLHESFTTYLTWFRNVEDLDLSEHNFTVLDESLKELCSLRSLSLNGCRELREIKGIPPNIKYFSARNCISLTYASKNMLLNKELHEDGAKDFVLPSSSIPNWVEHSSNNDSISFWFRNKLPEISLCVLVGPAVDFSCTHICPQFIINSSRDQAEHLESVETSNQLVDHIFITDPKLMKSKVNEVILENEWNHVVCTIKSCGQRGPAIKKLGIYFHKDRSSMENIQFIDPLLHKEELIMGNFQVNMQQQKYMASHERRLSLDLPLGMSFSLNDHVSREPNSCVQESNDDLWMYSKELSLRQCWQEPLDSHLRSNLMQLTSTSYNIRDEETAQAVLDHPANILAEYSQSPFLAETQNLQAPLFPSSLSGMAIREEFHHKTCCTVLPTTTDESFGNQVDASQDDDADDLEMEGFYASLDAETNVISFSPNEETMEALKIALDFITNNNDASVFLDAQHCCIMKTSLDYLSSLSANDGLSGALRALISEASTVFAHCSSSYIEANMKVESTASELLRADNLKSDLENNKNQFNDTVASEKELRQKLARLEEMKEELEKQIRTTNANIMASRKEQNTTRKRKRYVYVEGKALKAQMDVMKEKVPRLQHEHDLAKENQEKIKAEWSEFGEKFKKIVVKSAVQDYQEEFGFVLKQQMHDKNLNFY, encoded by the exons ATGGCATGTGTAGCATCAGCAACCACCTCCTCCTCCTACTTTCCTTTCACCTATGATGCTTTTCTCAGCTTCAGAGGTGAGGATACCCGTTCTGGCTTCACTGGCTATCTCTATTACTCTCTCACAAATAGGGGAATCAACACTTTCATTGATGATGAGGAGCTTGGGAGAGGGAAGGAGATCGCATCCTCACTTTTCACTGCAATCCAACAGTCCAGGGCCGCAATCGTTGTGCTCTCTAAGAATtatgcttcttcttcattttgtttGGATGAACTTGTCAAGATTCTTGACTGTGTTAAGGGAAAGGGCAGGTTGATTATTCCTGTTTTCTATGACGTGGATCCTTCTGATGTGCGGAAGCAGACAGGGACTTATGGAGAAGCATTGGCTGTGCATGAGAACAAGTTCAAGTTCGAGAGGCTTAAGAGATGGAAAATGGCTTTGGAGAAAATAGCAGACTTGTCTGGTTATCATTTCAAACACGG GGATGGATATGAGCACAAGTTTGTTGCCAAGATTGTTGGACATGTATCAATAGAGATTAAACGTGCTACTTTACCTATTGTAGATCACCCAGTTGGATTGGATTCCCAAGTGGAAAATGTAATTTCTCTTTTGAATGTTGGGTCTAGTGATGGAGTTTGCGTGCTCGGGATTCATGGAATTGGTGGAATAGGTAAAACAACACTTGCTGTGGCAGTGTATAATTGGCTTGTCAATCATTTTGCAgttttatgttttgaaaatatatgTTTCCATGAAAATACAAGAGAGAATTCAAATAAATATGGATTAAAACATCTGCAGAAGACCCTTCTGTTTGAACTAGTTGGAGAAAATAAAGTTACATTGATGAGTGTTAGAGAAGGAATATCAATGTTAAAGCAAAAACTCCAACGAAAGAAAATTCTTTTGATTCTAGATGACATTGACCAACAAGAGCAATTAGATGCTCTAGCTGGAAATCTTGATTGGTTTAGTCCTGGTAGTAGAGTTATCATCACAACTCGGGACACGAGTTTGCTATCAAGGTACGAGGACAGAATAACATATGAGTTAGATAAGTTGAATGATAAGGATTCTCTAGAATTGCTCAGtttcaaagctttaaaaacTAACAAAGTTGATCGAAGTTACTTAGACATCTTGAGCAGTGTGGTAACTTATGCTTCTGGCCTACCATTAGCTTTGGAAGTTATGGGATCAAACTTTCTGGGCAAAAGTATAGAACAGTGGAAGTCTGCATTAGATCAATACCGAAGAATTCCCAATAAAAAGATACAAAATGTGCTTAAGGTAAGCTTTGATGGATTGGAGGAATTTGAGAAGGAAATTTTTCTTGATATTGCTTGTTGTTTCAAAGGATGTGAATTGACAGATGTCAAAAGGATACTTTGTGCTCATCATAATGTCGACTCCTTGGAATATGGACTTAAAGTGTTGGTTGAAAAATCACTAATAAAAATGGATGCATATCATGGAATAATCTTGCATGCCCTCATTCAAGACATGGGTAGAGAAATTGTGCGTCAAGAATCACCAAAAAAGCCTGGGAAGCGTAGTCGATTATGGCTCCTTGAAGATATAGTTCAAGTTTTTGAAATGAATATG GGATCTGACAAAATTGAAATGATACATATGGATTTTCCCAAGTTTGAAAAAGTAATAAGATGGGATGGAGAGGCTTTCAAGAAAATGAGAAATCTCAAAACACTTTTTATTAGACATACTTATTTTTCCCAAGGTCCCAAGTATCTTCCAAATTGTTTAAGAGTGTTGAATTGGGAGGAATATCCTTCACCTTGTTTACCACTTGATTTTCATCCGGAGGGACTTGTCATATTCCAATTATCCGGCAAGAGTATACAGTCAGTTAGGTTTCTTGAAAAGCAAAAG TACATGAGCTTGACGGTCATAAATCTTGATCATTCTAATGTAGAAGAGATACCTGATATATCCGGAGTCCCAAATTTAGTAAACCTATCATTGAATATGTGcttgaatttaattaaaattcacgaATCAATTGTATTCTTAGATAGATTTAGCGTATTGAGTGCTCAAGGTTGCAGGAGGCTTAAGAGATTTCCATCTATCAAGTTGACCAATCTTGTACATCTCTGTCTTTCAGGGTGCTCTAGTCTTGAACATTTTCCAAAAATGTTAGGAAAATTAAAGAATATACTAACAATTTATTCGGATGGTACTCTGATAAAAGAATTGCCATCTGCTATTAAAAGGTTTTGTTTGATTAGCCATTCAAGTATGATAAAACATGGAGCAAGTTCCCCACCAGCACTAAGTTCCCCAATTGTCATGTCTCCAGATGAAGAGAAAGTGACTTCTGAGAAGTCTGAAGTAGATGTTGAAGAAGAACAAGGGAGTCCAATGGCACCTTTGGAGGCAAAACATTCTGCCTGCAAACTACCAGATTTGCTCCATGAATCTTTTACAACTTATCTTACCTGGTTTCGCAATGTGGAAGATTTAGACCTGTCAGAGCATAATTTCACAGTTCTTGATGAAAGCCTCAAAGAACTTTGCTCCTTGAGGTCACTTAGTTTGAATGGCTGCAGAGAACTTCGAGAAATTAAAGGGATTCCACCAAACATAAAGTATTTCTCTGCAAGAAACTGCATATCCTTGACTTACGCCAGCAAAAACATGTTACTTAACAAG GAATTGCATGAGGATGGAGCCAAGGATTTTGTTCTTCCAAGTAGTAGCATCCCAAATTGGGTGGAGCATAGTAGCAACAATGATTCAATTTCTTTCTGGTTTCGCAACAAGCTTCCTGAAATCTCTTTATGTGTTCTTGTTGGACCTGCGGTTGATTTTTCGTGTACACACATTTGTCCGCAGTTTATCATCAACAGCAGCAGAGATCAAGCGGAACATCTTGAATCAGTGGAGACATCCAATCAATTAGTGGATCATATATTTATTACTGATCCAAAATTGATGAAGTCCAAAGTGAATGAAGTGATTTTAGAAAATGAATGGAATCATGTTGTGTGTACAATTAAATCTTGTGGCCAAAGGGGACCAGCTATCAAGAAACTTGGAATCTATTTTCACAAAGATAGAAGTAGCATGGAGAATATTCAATTTATTGATCCTCTGTTGCATAAAGAAGAGTTGATCATGGGAAATTTTCAGGTAAATATGCAACAACAGAAGTATATGGCATCACATGAAAGGAGGCTTTCATTGGATCTTCCTTTAGGAATGAGTTTTTCATTGAATGATCATGTGAGTAGGGAACCAAATTCCTGTGTGCAAG AAAGTAATGATGATTTATGGATGTATAGCAAGGAGTTATCCCTGCGCCAATGTTGGCAAGAACCTTTGGACTCTCACCTGAGATCAAATTTAATGCAATTAACATCCACAAGCTACAACATTAGAGATGAAGAGACAG CCCAAGCAGTGCTGGATCACCCTGCTAATATACTGGCAGAATATTCTCAATCCCCATTTTTGGCTGAGACACAaaaccttcaagctccattattTCCCTCTTCATTAAGTGGAATGGCTATTAGAGAAGAATTTCATCACAAAACATGTTGCACTGTGTTGCCAACGACGACAGATGAATCTTTTGGGAATCAAGTTGATGCGAGCCAAGATGATGATGCTGATGATCTAGAAATGGAAGGATTCTATGCTTCTCTTGATGCTGAGACCAATGTTATTTCATTTTCTCCAAATGAAGAGACCATGGAAGCACTGAAAATAGCACTAGACTTCATCACCAATAATAATGATGCCTCAGTGTTCTTGGATGCTCAACATTGCTGCATCATGAAAACCAGCTTAGATTATCTCTCCAGTTTGTCTGCTAATGATGGTTTATCAGGTGCACTGAGAGCATTGATATCTGAAGCTTCAACTGTGTTTGCACATTGTAGTAGTAGCTACATTGAAGCAAATATGAAAGTTGAGTCCACTGCTTCAGAGCTGTTGAGGGCTGATAACTTAAAATCTGACCTTGAAAATAACAAGAATCAGTTCAATGATACGGTGGCGTCAGAAAAAGAACTGCGGCAAAAGTTGGCACGTTTGGAGGAAATGAAAGAGGAGCTAGAAAAGCAAATCAGAACTACTAATGCTAACATCATGGCTTCTCGAAAAGAACAGAACACGACTCGAAAGAGAAAGAGATATGTCTATGTGGAAGGAAAGGCACTCAAAGCTCAAATGGATGTGATGAAGGAGAAAGTACCACGTTTGCAACATGAGCATGACTTGGCAAAGGAAAACCAGGAAAAAATCAAAGCTGAATGGTCAGAGTTTggagaaaaatttaaaaagattgtTGTAAAGTCAGCTGTACAAGATTACCAAGAGGAGTTTGGTTTTGTCCTTAAGCAACAAATGCATgacaaaaatttgaatttctatTAA